A DNA window from Ictalurus furcatus strain D&B chromosome 22, Billie_1.0, whole genome shotgun sequence contains the following coding sequences:
- the scarf2 gene encoding scavenger receptor class F member 2: MRCARGAWKDAAASAYTMEMKSTLAAVLLLLFVLFCPAFSQELNPKGRNVCRVPGSPGFACCSGWAQQGDECLTPLCEGNFTCKENEVCVRPNECRCRHGYFGASCDTKCPAQFWGPDCKGKCTCHPNGKCDDVTGKCTCHPNRWGEYCEKPCPCQKGKCDQETGKCTCHAGFWGPHCSNNCYCSLNSVCDQSTGRCLCSPGWYGRNCGAQCACNNSPCEQFTGRCQCRDPMWGPNCDRYCQCAHGKCNQADGSCTCKPGYRGKYCREPCPAGFYGQNCRNKCGHCKGQQPCKVTEGRCVTCEKGWNGTKCDQMCAPGFFGENCKDECPPCKDGHYCNRIDGKCSHCNPGWIGDRCEVRCPNGTYGENCENDCSHCFNGECHFATGECLCDPGFYGTFCNLTCESGQFGVNCAQTCPCHDKNCNPVSGACNLYPNQRMGVIAAGTLVSLLLLILLSLLCCCCLCSNKDRNSSDRENSTSSKKAKRILCGRFSRISTKLPRIPLRRQKLPKVVVSRHDPENTFDCSFIEPPSATEHRTPSWSSQESFSSFETSEDGPVYCVPHEDTINEGNARPSPNATAENLVPVSEDDAGEYTSLKDTRVTTKPVNDGSEQPLLKSDSEGSTSGSESAMGPLYARIARLSKNSKEEEDSSTAETKANDKATSPEKTKPRPPDPSTKPKVSWIHGTSGVNQTEKGQAPSPPKEKKRTTTEGSGKGEEKHRSKDKSSKKCEQKNHDGKGDGNDSPRKTKAHKASDPIEHINGAVQNALKKIGNFHSDRKGSDTTKEPPKSPKIMHPHINSEAATLLAAQLKEKTQSLNRNEGLSVGIKPNGVSTPQANREKPTPPQKAKRSVTVANKPLLPTSNNLQKMIAPVTDSSTPEPQSPEMQAINGTQIGDAGDATPKKTPIKKPPRKKGKETTLETEPKTTPKTAIMPPQIIK; the protein is encoded by the exons ATGCGGTGCGCACGGGGCGCGTGGAAGgatgctgctgcttctgcttaTACAATGGAAATGAAGAGCACTTTAGCAGCCGtgcttttgcttttgtttgtacTCTTTTGTCCCGCTTTCAGCCAAGAACTCAATCCCAAGGGCCGGAACGTATGCAGGGTACCAGG gtctCCGGGGTTTGCGTGTTGCAGTGGATGGGCACAACAAGGAGACGAGTGTTTGACAC CTCTCTGCGAGGGAAACTTCACTTGCAAGGAAAACGAGGTGTGTGTCCGACCAAACGAGTGCCGCTGCCGTCATGGATATTTTGGAGCGAGCTGTGACACCA AGTGTCCTGCTCAATTCTGGGGTCCCGACTGCAAAGGCAAATGCACGTGTCACCCTAACGGCAAGTGCGATGATGTAACAGGCAAGTGCACATGCCACCCAAATCGCTGGGGCGAGTACTGTGAGAAACCGTGCCCATGTCAGAAAGGCAAGTGTGACCAGGAGACTGGAAAGTGCACATGCCATGCCGGCTTTTGGGGTCCGCACTGCAGCAACAACTGCTACTGCAGCCTAAACTCAGTGTGTGACCAGAGCACCGGCCGCTGCCTGTGCTCTCCGGGGTGGTATGGGCGCAACTGCGGTGCCCAGTGTGCCTGCAATAACTCCCCATGTGAGCAGTTCACCGGCCGATGCCAGTGCCGTGATCCTATGTGGGGCCCAAACTGCGATCGATACTGTCAGTGCGCGCACGGGAAATGCAACCAGGCAGACGGTTCCTGCACCTGCAAACCAggctacaggggcaaatactgCAGGGAACCTTGTCCTGCTGGGTTCTACGGGCAGAACTGCAGGAACAA ATGTGGTCACTGTAAGGGTCAGCAACCATGTAAGGTCACAGAAGGACGTTGTGTTACCTGCGAGAAAGGCTGGAATGGCACCAAATGTGATCAGATGTGCGCGCCAGGCTTTTTCGGAGAGAACTGCAAGGACGAGTGTCCACCATGTAAAGACGGCCATTATTGCAACCGGATCGATGGGAAGTGCTCCCACTGTAATCCCGGCTGGATCGGAGATCG CTGTGAAGTTCGCTGTCCCAATGGCACCTATGGGGAGAACTGCGAGAATGACTGCAGCCACTGCTTTAATGGGGAATGCCACTTTGCTACAGGAGAGTGCCTCTGTGATCCGGGCTTTTATGGGACTTT TTGCAATCTAACCTGTGAGTCCGGCCAGTTTGGGGTAAACTGCGCACAAACGTGTCCGTGCCATGATAAAAACTGTAACCCGGTCTCTGGAGCCTGCAATCTGT ATCCTAACCAGCGGATGGGTGTGATCGCTGCAGGCACGCTGGTGTCCTTATTGCTGCTCATCCTGCTCTCTCtgctctgctgctgctgcctctGTAGCAACAAAGACCGCAATAG TTCGGACCGGGAAAACTCGACCAGCAGTAAGAAGGCCAAGAGGATCCTGTGTGGACGATTTAGCCGAATCAGCACCAAGCTTCCCAGAATCCCACTGCGCAGACAGAAACTCCCCAAAGTCGTTG tatctCGCCATGACCCTGAGAACACCTTTGACTGCAGTTTCATAGAGCCCCCATCTGCCACCGAGCATCGGACTCCATCCTGGTCCTCCCAGGAGTCCTTCTCCTCTTTTGAGACAAGTGAAGATGGCCCAGTTTACTGCGTACCACATGAAG ATACCATAAATGAGGGAAATGCAAGACCCAGCCCCAATGCCACTGCAGAGAATCTAGTTCCTGTCAGTGAGGATGATGCTGGCGAATACACCTCTCTCAAAGACACAAGAGTGACAACAAAGCCTGTCAACGATGGCAGTGAGCAGCCACTGCTAAAGTCAGACAGTGAAGGCTCCACAAGTGGGTCGGAGTCGGCTATGGGACCTCTTTATGCCCGAATTGCACGCCTCTCTAAGAATTCCAAAGAAGAAGAGGACAGTAGCACAGCTGAGACCAAAGCCAATGACAAGGCCACATCCCCTGAAAAAACCAAACCCCGGCCACCAGACCCTTCTACCAAACCAAAGGTGTCTTGGATCCATGGAACTTCTGGAGTCAACCAAACAGAGAAGGGCCAGGCACCTTCCCCAccaaaagagaagaaaagaaccACAacagaaggttctggaaagggggAGGAGAAGCATCGATCTAAGGACAAGTCAAGCAAGAAATGTGAGCAGAAGAATCATGATGGCAAGGGTGATGGGAATGATTCCCCAAGGAAAACCAAAGCTCACAAAGCTTCAGATCCCATCGAGCACATCAATGGAGCTGTCCAGAATGCCTTAAAGAAAATTGGAAACTTCCACTCAGATAGGAAAGGTAGTGACACTACCAAAGAGCCACCCAAGAGTCCAAAGATCATGCATCCTCATATAAACTCAGAGGCGGCCACTCTTCTTGCCGCCCAGCTGAAAGAGAAGACCCAGAGCCTGAATCGCAATGAAGGGCTTTCAGTTGGAATCAAACCCAATGGGGTGTCTACCCCCCAAGCCAACAGGGAGAAGCCCACGCCACCCCAGAAGGCCAAGCGATCAGTGACTGTAGCCAACAAACCCCTTCTACCAACCTCTAATAATCTTCAGAAGATGATTGCTCCTGTAACAGACTCCAGCACCCCCGAGCCTCAAAGCCCAGAAATGCAGGCCATAAATGGGACCCAGATAGGAGATGCAGGAGATGCCACACCAAAGAAAACACCCATTAAAAAACCACCTAGAAAGAAAGGCAAAGAGACAACCTTAGAGACAGAACCTAAGACCACTCCAAAGACGGCTATTATGCCACCTCAGATTATCAAATAG